In one window of Pseudoalteromonas sp. GCY DNA:
- a CDS encoding DUF1624 domain-containing protein yields the protein MNNLQNSKTRLSSIDILRGIVMLFMLVDHVRERFFLHVPVLDPMDIHTTSPELYFTRLSAHFCAPIFVFLTGLSAWLYENPANGAKRSAQSFLLKRGLFLILLEMTLVNFSWFGAYQTLYLQVIWAIGVSMVLLALMVALPRSVIVILGVSIVAGHNLLSPIEFAPNEIGYTVWTILHDRGYLVADAVVNVKASYPVLPWIGVILCGYAVGPLFSGSVSSQARKTILLQSGAALLVGLLVLRGLNLYGETLDWSQQATTLLTTMDFFNFTKYPPSLDFILLTLGVGAFVLAFLETNALRVLEPVRVLGSAPMFFYITHLYALLVLSILAQWLFGANQHYGSSQTAYFGFYYVWQIWLFAMFLSVLLYPLCKWFAGYKRKTSARWVKYF from the coding sequence ATGAATAATCTTCAAAACAGTAAAACACGGTTGTCTTCTATCGATATACTGCGTGGCATCGTGATGTTATTTATGTTGGTTGACCATGTGAGAGAGCGGTTTTTCTTGCATGTACCAGTTCTTGATCCAATGGACATTCATACCACGAGTCCAGAGTTGTATTTTACCCGTTTAAGTGCCCATTTTTGTGCGCCTATTTTTGTCTTTTTGACAGGTTTATCGGCTTGGTTGTATGAAAACCCCGCGAACGGTGCGAAGCGATCGGCCCAGTCATTTCTTTTAAAGCGTGGCCTATTTTTAATTTTACTTGAAATGACACTGGTTAATTTTTCTTGGTTTGGCGCGTATCAAACACTGTACTTGCAAGTTATTTGGGCAATTGGCGTCAGTATGGTGTTATTGGCACTGATGGTCGCTTTACCTCGCAGCGTGATAGTAATATTGGGTGTAAGTATTGTGGCTGGTCATAATTTATTGTCGCCCATCGAGTTTGCACCGAATGAAATAGGTTATACCGTTTGGACTATTCTGCATGACCGAGGTTATTTAGTAGCAGATGCTGTAGTTAACGTAAAAGCGTCTTATCCGGTTTTACCTTGGATTGGCGTTATCTTGTGTGGCTATGCGGTAGGGCCTTTATTTTCAGGCTCAGTGTCATCGCAAGCACGTAAAACCATTTTATTGCAAAGCGGAGCAGCGCTATTAGTCGGGTTACTGGTTTTAAGAGGATTAAATCTATACGGAGAAACACTTGATTGGTCTCAACAGGCAACAACACTTCTCACCACAATGGACTTTTTTAACTTTACTAAATATCCGCCGTCTCTCGATTTTATTTTACTTACCTTGGGAGTTGGTGCATTCGTATTAGCGTTTTTAGAGACTAATGCGCTCAGAGTATTAGAGCCGGTTCGAGTATTAGGGTCAGCGCCGATGTTTTTCTACATTACGCACCTATACGCGCTACTTGTTCTTAGTATATTGGCACAATGGCTATTTGGTGCGAATCAGCACTATGGTAGCAGTCAAACAGCATATTTTGGCTTTTATTATGTTTGGCAGATATGGCTATTCGCAATGTTTTTAAGCGTGCTTTTATACCCATTATGTAAATGGTTTGCAGGTTATAAACGGAAAACATCAGCGCGATGGGTAAAGTATTTTTAA